A portion of the Sphingobacterium spiritivorum genome contains these proteins:
- a CDS encoding RagB/SusD family nutrient uptake outer membrane protein has translation MRTKLNITVVFSVIIATVTGLSSCRKDLLNQVPTTAPSTQTFWASEDDALSALMGNYAVFRPCFDRDYHFDGHGDFLKVWNVGAAPITMTVNSPSNYGGGASALYRALYGSITHSNYVIENINKLMLPNAKTETSLKNLEAIAGEAKLLRGIAYFRLISLWGDVPYFSHILRDPIEADTASRMPIARIKDSIMADFTYAYDKLPVKGATIGRAAKPAALAFRGKLQLFWGSWNKNGWPELERFTPSAAVAQEAYRGAAEDFKKVINDYGLRLFRNGEPGEWGEMGKADVLPNYYYMFIPSTGNPNTDGEMIMVLTHGGNGTGQSEEYMRVWTGVSVGLSQNQVVARYEIANRYQSTITGDFLPPMIQVAPTVAGARTMPNSAINPESYRNRDYRMKATLLWDYEKIMGMGTTELTGYVPFIYKTWGAAVTIDGVRYTSFNDNGTNLSGIETRKFVRNYGGQNRSSGDYNWPMMRLADVFLMYAEATNEVGGPQADAIDLVNRVRRRGNLPALSSTKTSSKQAFFDAIEQERIVELFGEGQRAFDLRRWRTIEKVFGAAYGNGKWFQDTYGNNWERFFFNEPELTYQRCYIYQIPETERDRNSRLTQNIPWR, from the coding sequence ATGAGAACGAAATTAAATATAACAGTTGTTTTTAGTGTTATAATCGCAACTGTGACAGGATTGTCATCATGTCGCAAGGATCTGCTGAATCAGGTACCTACAACGGCACCGAGTACACAGACATTTTGGGCAAGTGAGGATGATGCATTGAGTGCGCTAATGGGGAATTACGCTGTTTTTCGCCCCTGCTTTGACCGGGATTATCATTTTGACGGACACGGCGATTTTCTGAAGGTATGGAATGTAGGAGCTGCACCGATTACGATGACGGTGAATAGTCCGAGTAACTATGGTGGTGGTGCTTCAGCATTGTACCGTGCATTATATGGCTCGATTACACATTCCAATTATGTGATTGAGAATATCAATAAGCTGATGCTGCCAAATGCAAAGACGGAGACTTCGCTTAAAAATCTGGAAGCAATAGCCGGGGAAGCAAAACTGTTACGAGGTATTGCTTATTTCAGATTGATTTCGCTTTGGGGAGATGTGCCGTATTTTTCACATATACTGCGTGATCCTATAGAAGCGGATACGGCATCACGGATGCCTATTGCACGGATCAAAGATTCCATTATGGCCGATTTTACTTATGCATATGATAAACTGCCAGTGAAAGGTGCGACGATAGGTCGTGCAGCCAAACCGGCTGCGTTAGCTTTCCGGGGTAAGCTGCAGTTATTCTGGGGATCCTGGAATAAAAATGGCTGGCCGGAGCTGGAACGTTTTACCCCATCTGCAGCTGTAGCCCAGGAAGCATACCGTGGTGCTGCAGAGGATTTTAAAAAGGTTATTAATGATTACGGATTACGGCTGTTCCGGAATGGTGAGCCGGGCGAATGGGGAGAAATGGGAAAGGCCGACGTGCTGCCAAACTATTATTACATGTTTATCCCGTCTACAGGAAACCCAAATACCGACGGAGAGATGATCATGGTATTGACGCACGGCGGGAACGGTACAGGTCAGAGTGAAGAGTATATGCGTGTATGGACCGGTGTGTCTGTAGGTTTATCTCAAAATCAGGTAGTAGCCCGTTATGAGATCGCCAATCGTTATCAATCAACTATTACGGGAGATTTTCTGCCACCCATGATACAAGTTGCCCCAACAGTAGCGGGTGCACGTACGATGCCTAATTCGGCAATTAATCCGGAATCTTACCGTAACCGGGATTATCGGATGAAAGCAACTTTGCTTTGGGATTATGAGAAAATCATGGGAATGGGTACAACGGAATTAACAGGTTATGTTCCTTTTATTTACAAGACATGGGGTGCAGCAGTCACTATAGATGGAGTTCGCTATACTTCATTTAATGATAACGGTACCAATCTGTCGGGTATTGAGACACGTAAGTTTGTGCGTAATTATGGCGGTCAAAACAGAAGTTCGGGAGACTACAACTGGCCGATGATGCGTCTGGCTGACGTATTCCTGATGTATGCAGAGGCTACAAATGAGGTAGGCGGACCACAGGCTGATGCAATAGACCTGGTAAACAGAGTGCGTCGTCGAGGTAATCTGCCGGCTCTTTCCAGTACAAAAACCAGTTCTAAGCAAGCATTCTTTGATGCAATAGAGCAGGAACGTATTGTGGAGTTATTTGGTGAAGGTCAGCGGGCTTTCGATCTGAGACGCTGGAGAACCATAGAAAAGGTGTTTGGAGCTGCTTATGGCAATGGAAAATGGTTTCAGGATACCTATGGCAACAATTGGGAGCGCTTTTTCTTTAACGAGCCGGAGCTCACTTACCAACGGTGTTATATTTATCAGATTCCGGAGACAGAACGTGACCGCAACAGCCGTCTCACACAGAATATTCCCTGGAGATAA
- a CDS encoding GntR family transcriptional regulator: MKEDSLSYKAYLEIRKKILSNQLVGGARLIESFWADKLSVSRVAIREAFMRLAGEQLVEFGGKGGCFVKKMTADDIKDIRELRELLEVGALKILFTKRDKAVIKELELICDDFSSMVEKGYYGGACEADVRFHEKIIESTGNERLLHIYHNSNIPLFHLKLGNALSHMDDYKQTEVEHRKIVEYLKEGKLKESIDTLLEHLDRGEKESIEF; this comes from the coding sequence ATGAAGGAAGACTCGTTGTCTTATAAAGCGTATTTAGAAATCAGGAAAAAAATATTGTCCAATCAGCTTGTTGGTGGTGCCAGACTGATCGAGAGTTTCTGGGCAGACAAATTAAGTGTGAGTCGGGTCGCTATCCGTGAGGCTTTTATGCGTTTGGCCGGAGAGCAGCTTGTTGAGTTTGGAGGAAAGGGAGGTTGTTTTGTTAAAAAAATGACAGCTGATGATATCAAGGATATCCGTGAACTGCGTGAACTTCTGGAAGTCGGTGCACTCAAGATCTTGTTTACAAAAAGAGATAAAGCAGTGATCAAAGAGCTTGAATTGATCTGTGATGATTTTTCTTCTATGGTAGAAAAAGGATATTATGGGGGCGCATGTGAAGCGGATGTCCGTTTTCATGAAAAAATAATCGAATCTACTGGTAATGAACGCCTGCTACATATCTATCATAATAGTAATATTCCGTTGTTTCACCTAAAGCTGGGCAATGCTCTGAGTCATATGGATGACTATAAACAGACGGAGGTAGAGCATCGTAAAATAGTCGAATACCTTAAGGAGGGTAAATTAAAAGAATCTATAGATACGTTGCTGGAGCACCTTGACAGAGGAGAGAAGG
- a CDS encoding SusC/RagA family TonB-linked outer membrane protein: protein MKTNINRNRLFGKTKNHLFIIPVIQLLALSPSFTFATGTHPVKDPHALGVTDRIQVFATSFQQTTVKGKVADGNGNGLGSVEVRNLTSNVVALTQADGSFSIVAAPSDKLQFRLIGFLSQVKDAKDAASVTLQTSLEELDEVVVVGYGTQKKVNLTGSVASVKIDEAVTSRSMSNVSSALQGLLPGLAVSQNSGMAGNNAADLMIRGLGTVNNAGPLIVVDGMPDVSLNRININDVESVSVLKDAASASVYGSRAANGVILITTKTGNRNAKPKISASGSWTLVKPTQSFEFLSNYAKALTATQRAQAATTLPGNFQFKNGTIDQWLALSMIDPKRYPNTDWWDVILRDGKSNTYNVSVNGGGENSNYYVSFGALDEKGIQIENDFKRYNAAFNFDLKVTNTINTGVKFSGNWSKYHYNYEEGMTANSPNGLDIFTAPAGILPFDPVTGYYGGAMAYNESSQSTNPYADYLVRNRNTMNQKEAYLNGYLDWKPFQGFTAHVDYSLKYNNRFDWRADLPTRAYNFQLDDWGPRIYVGNNEPIYNVDREGYKTQLTGRLNYERKFGDHDLSVMGAYSEEFWSDRYLSASRGDRLNPLLHEIDGALNNVQTTGGSSDNEGLRSYIGRIGYIAFNKYLLETNFRVDGSSKFLKGDQYGFFPSASAGWRFTEESFFSDLKSKIALSTGKLRASYGALGNNSGVGRYEQQELLTASNYISGGVPVIGLTNKKFINYNLTWERTNVLNLGMDLVFFNNRLSWEVDYYDRLTKGMNRPSDVSIHLSGAYIAPRRNIGDMRNRGVESNLTWTDRKQDFQYMVNFNFSKNSNRLLSWNEQLPKGSTFLDMPYNFVYAFESLGIAQTWEDVYKAAPQGASPGDVLIKDVNGDGKIDINDRVAYPKSQLGRPSTNYALRGSASWKGFDFAFLLQGATGRKEFWMNRINSPFIGTTNQAITEDQWNNTWNLDNRDADYPRLLPSTLGSTSTSNYLSTHWLQDLSYLRVKNIQVGYTFSKGLVKRMGVNKLRVYGSADNLAVITSFKGLDPEKSSYANDAYPITKTFVLGLNVEL from the coding sequence GGAAGGTCGCAGACGGCAATGGAAACGGACTGGGAAGTGTAGAAGTCCGAAATCTGACCAGTAATGTCGTTGCACTGACACAGGCAGATGGTAGTTTCAGCATTGTAGCAGCACCATCTGATAAACTGCAGTTCAGACTTATTGGTTTTCTGTCACAGGTAAAGGACGCTAAAGATGCTGCATCCGTTACACTGCAGACTTCACTGGAAGAGCTGGATGAAGTGGTCGTTGTCGGCTACGGTACACAGAAGAAGGTCAATCTGACCGGTTCAGTGGCTTCGGTGAAGATCGATGAAGCTGTAACAAGCAGGTCCATGTCTAATGTTTCTTCAGCTTTACAAGGACTACTTCCCGGATTAGCTGTAAGTCAGAATTCAGGAATGGCAGGAAATAATGCTGCAGACCTCATGATTCGCGGATTGGGAACAGTCAATAATGCCGGACCATTGATCGTCGTAGACGGAATGCCGGATGTCAGTCTCAACCGGATTAATATCAATGACGTGGAGAGTGTGTCGGTATTAAAAGATGCTGCTTCAGCCTCTGTGTATGGTTCCCGGGCTGCTAACGGGGTTATTCTGATTACAACAAAGACCGGAAATCGAAATGCTAAACCTAAAATAAGCGCTTCAGGAAGCTGGACCCTGGTGAAACCAACACAGAGTTTTGAATTTTTGAGTAATTACGCAAAGGCATTGACGGCCACACAGCGCGCGCAGGCTGCCACGACCTTGCCGGGAAACTTTCAATTTAAAAACGGAACCATAGATCAATGGCTTGCACTGAGTATGATAGACCCCAAGCGCTATCCGAATACCGACTGGTGGGATGTGATCCTTCGCGACGGAAAATCCAATACCTATAATGTATCGGTAAACGGTGGAGGTGAAAATTCAAACTATTACGTCTCTTTCGGGGCGCTGGATGAAAAAGGTATTCAGATCGAAAATGATTTCAAACGCTACAATGCGGCATTCAACTTTGATCTGAAGGTGACTAATACCATTAATACCGGTGTTAAATTTTCAGGTAACTGGTCCAAATATCATTATAATTATGAAGAGGGGATGACTGCAAATAGTCCGAATGGTCTGGATATTTTTACAGCACCTGCCGGTATTCTGCCTTTTGATCCTGTGACAGGTTATTATGGTGGTGCTATGGCTTATAATGAAAGCTCACAGTCTACCAATCCTTATGCGGATTATCTGGTCCGCAACAGGAATACCATGAATCAGAAAGAAGCGTATCTGAATGGATACCTGGATTGGAAACCTTTTCAGGGATTTACCGCCCATGTTGACTATTCCTTAAAATATAACAACAGATTTGACTGGCGTGCGGATCTGCCCACACGCGCATATAATTTTCAGTTAGACGACTGGGGCCCAAGGATCTATGTTGGAAATAATGAGCCTATTTATAATGTAGACAGAGAAGGGTATAAAACCCAATTGACGGGAAGATTAAACTATGAACGTAAATTCGGTGATCATGATCTTTCTGTTATGGGGGCCTACAGTGAAGAATTCTGGAGCGACCGCTATCTCTCTGCCAGCAGAGGGGATCGTCTGAACCCATTATTGCATGAAATAGATGGTGCATTGAATAATGTGCAGACTACAGGAGGTTCTTCCGATAATGAAGGACTGCGTTCCTACATAGGTCGTATTGGATATATTGCATTCAATAAGTACCTGTTAGAAACAAATTTCCGTGTAGACGGATCTTCTAAATTTCTCAAAGGAGATCAGTATGGCTTTTTCCCTTCAGCATCTGCAGGATGGCGTTTTACGGAAGAAAGTTTCTTCTCGGATCTGAAATCTAAAATAGCGCTGAGCACAGGTAAGTTACGTGCTTCATATGGTGCATTAGGTAATAACAGTGGCGTGGGGAGATATGAACAGCAGGAATTGCTGACTGCAAGTAATTATATTTCTGGTGGAGTTCCTGTTATTGGTCTTACGAATAAGAAATTTATTAACTATAACCTGACCTGGGAACGTACAAATGTACTGAATCTGGGGATGGATCTTGTTTTCTTCAATAACAGACTTTCCTGGGAGGTAGATTATTATGATCGTCTCACTAAAGGAATGAACCGACCTTCAGATGTTTCCATCCACCTGAGCGGTGCATACATTGCTCCGAGAAGAAATATTGGAGATATGCGCAACAGGGGGGTAGAATCCAATCTGACATGGACAGATCGTAAGCAAGACTTCCAGTATATGGTCAATTTCAATTTTTCTAAAAACTCAAACCGTCTGCTGTCCTGGAATGAACAATTACCTAAAGGCTCCACTTTCCTCGATATGCCTTATAATTTTGTGTATGCCTTTGAGTCATTGGGGATTGCTCAGACCTGGGAAGATGTCTATAAAGCTGCTCCTCAGGGAGCTTCTCCTGGAGATGTGCTGATCAAGGACGTAAACGGAGATGGTAAGATCGATATCAATGACCGTGTAGCTTACCCTAAATCGCAATTAGGAAGACCAAGTACTAACTATGCGTTGAGAGGAAGTGCAAGCTGGAAAGGATTTGACTTCGCCTTCCTGCTTCAGGGAGCAACCGGACGTAAAGAGTTTTGGATGAACAGAATTAATAGTCCGTTTATCGGTACCACTAATCAGGCTATCACTGAGGATCAGTGGAATAATACCTGGAATCTGGATAACAGAGATGCTGACTATCCAAGATTGTTGCCAAGTACATTGGGATCGACAAGTACCAGCAATTACCTGAGTACACATTGGTTACAGGATCTGTCTTATCTGCGAGTCAAGAATATACAGGTTGGATATACCTTTAGTAAGGGGTTGGTAAAGCGTATGGGTGTCAATAAACTAAGGGTATACGGATCAGCTGATAATCTGGCTGTAATTACGAGTTTCAAAGGATTAGATCCGGAGAAAAGTTCGTATGCAAATGATGCATATCCCATTACCAAAACTTTTGTGTTAGGACTGAATGTGGAACTATAA
- a CDS encoding DUF4466 family protein, translating to MKKLIYYIGIVSMLTLFVTACKEDSYQIPEAESGLHNDVIKRSMGPNVVGTNIEFAYAMALLPTEGKIVSATVEATIAGASGTYLDNKSYYTNNSGIDVGVQIGDPSVTTGTATTVNFSRDTSAATLRYYYKIPEEARGKTVSFKFSAKASNGQTVTYNLGPYDIRKMDMKLDLVAKDAQACYISIADMAVYDAAYAAQNPDKIDLVYLYRIIPNIDFKHAVVAPSANAIYLPGITLPAGVKNNTKLIKAWTVRDQQLARLQYGVFVDDLDLIQKDFTDAPDFAVNVRNEGGLWVETADKKYRAYVYINSSTDATKELKISMKRLSMN from the coding sequence ATGAAGAAATTAATATATTATATAGGAATCGTTAGCATGCTTACCCTGTTTGTAACAGCATGTAAAGAAGATTCCTATCAGATTCCAGAGGCGGAATCCGGATTGCATAACGATGTGATCAAGCGATCAATGGGGCCTAATGTAGTTGGGACAAATATTGAATTCGCCTACGCAATGGCACTTTTGCCGACAGAAGGTAAAATAGTCTCGGCTACAGTGGAAGCAACCATTGCCGGAGCTAGTGGTACTTATCTGGATAATAAGTCGTATTATACAAATAATTCGGGAATAGATGTAGGTGTTCAGATTGGCGATCCTTCCGTGACTACCGGTACGGCCACTACAGTCAATTTCTCAAGAGATACAAGTGCTGCTACCTTACGCTATTATTATAAAATACCGGAAGAAGCCCGTGGAAAGACTGTTTCTTTTAAGTTTTCAGCAAAAGCCAGCAACGGACAGACAGTTACCTATAATCTTGGTCCTTATGATATCCGTAAAATGGATATGAAACTGGATCTGGTCGCTAAGGATGCACAGGCCTGCTATATCTCGATTGCTGATATGGCGGTATATGATGCTGCGTATGCGGCTCAGAATCCGGATAAAATAGATTTGGTGTACCTGTATCGTATTATTCCGAATATAGATTTTAAACACGCTGTAGTGGCTCCGTCTGCTAATGCTATTTATTTGCCGGGAATAACGTTGCCGGCGGGAGTTAAAAATAACACAAAGCTGATTAAAGCGTGGACAGTACGTGATCAGCAGTTGGCACGTCTGCAATACGGAGTTTTTGTGGATGATCTGGATCTGATACAGAAAGACTTTACAGATGCTCCTGATTTCGCTGTCAATGTACGTAATGAAGGTGGATTGTGGGTGGAGACAGCGGATAAGAAATACAGGGCATATGTGTATATAAACAGTTCAACTGATGCAACAAAAGAATTGAAAATCAGTATGAAAAGATTATCAATGAACTAA